The genomic stretch CCTCGCCGGCGACGATGTAGACGAGCTGGTCCACCTGCCAGTCCCACGGCAGCCGGCAGCGGCCGCCCGTGCGCCACACGGACCACGTCTCCATCACCCGCAGCGCCTCCACCCGCtcctgcgccgccgcgccgcgcacCACGCGCACCTTGTACACGTCCTCCACGGGACGACGGCCCAGAACCCGCCCATCCTCTGCTGGTGCCGCCgataccgccgccgccgccgccgccgccgccaacctgcACCTCCTTAGACCCCTGCAGCTAGCAGCAGCGCCGGGCGCGGGGATGGACACCGGGGTGGGAGTGTGGGGGAGGAGGGCGAGGTGGCATCCGGCTGTAGCTCCGGCTGTGCCCGCCATCTTTCTCTCGCGCTGACTGCTACGCTACCCTCTCGCTTCTCACTTTGCCTGCCTTCACCTTATCCTTTCTTCCTCTCACCCTGCCCTGGACGCGGCGTATCTTCAGTTCTCCTCGACTTAAATTTTACTACTGTACCAGTCTAGCAGTCTCCAATATATATGGTGGCCTCGGCCGGCCCTCGGGGTGCAACACAAGGCTATAGACACAACCCATTTtagtaaagcaagaaaatacGGAGTAGAAGAAAATATCACAATCAAGAATTCAAGATCAGCAATTCATTCCGaacaaagtaaagtaaagcaaacaCTGAGGTTTCTTCAGACTAAACCACAAATATTTGAGCGTGTCATGCCATCAGTAGAAACATCAGTATTTACATTCCCCACACACTCCTAGTAGAATATATAATAGAATAGAGGCGCTTTCAACTAGCGCCACATCACCACGAGTTGTGTTTCGTTCAGGCTACAACAATTCTGTCAAACCACTCTAGGCGGCCACGGCAGTAAGATGGCAAACGCGAGATGGAAAAATGAGGCGCAGGACGATCCGTTGCTCTGTTTACTCTTCACGAGGATGATGTCGAAGCTAACCGTCCTGAAGCCCGCATCTCGTCCAGAGTCGTCGCTAGCCAGTCCAAGCCTTCGTAGAGGCCGTCGCCTTTCAGGGCGCAGGTGCCTTGGATGTGCCAGATACGGTTGTTCAGGTCGTACAGACCGAGGCCCTCGCATACTTCCATCGGGGTCATTGCTCCCCTCTGCATCCACAAACACCGACACGGAATGTTTAAGCGTGGGGACAGCGAAATTAAAGCCATGCTTTATAAGACAAAATAAGCTCTTTTCGTAAGCGAAGCAGAAAATATATCAAGAAAAGATACTTCAGCCCTACATAAAGCTGTCCATACAATAAACGAATTAAGTCTTGCACCAGCAAACAATAATCTAGTATTGTACACAAACCACACGATCTTAAACAAGTACACGGGATACCAAAAGAAACCATGACAAACATACCATGTCTTGCTTGTTAGCAAACACCAGCAGTATACTGTTGAGCATAAATGGGTCATTGATTATAGCCTGGAAGAGAAGATCAGCTTACAGTACGTTCGAGCACATATCAGGGAACAATATTACTGCACAAACAGGAACATGCTCTTAATACAAAATCACATAAACCTGAAATTCAGCTCTGGCTCTTCCAATTCTGTCCCTGTCCAGGGAATCAACCACATAGATCtgcaaattaagaaagcaatggaGAAAGGTTACATTTCAGGAAAGCAGTTTCAAACGACAAATCACTACACCCCAGTAATAAATCAAAGGCGAGCTCTAGCTTAATCCATGAAGAAAGAGGTCCTTGGCTAGAGAGGAGATGCCTACTAACTTACAAACACTTATCCTATTTGGCCAACAATTCTGTCATTGGTGGTTTGGCAGCTAAGAGCACTAAAGCATGCAAAGTGAAATGGGCTCAGTATTTATTATCCATCCATAAGTTCATTGACCATCTTTCCTAGTGACGGTACTGAACTTGTTCATGGATCAGATGGATTGTACAGTCAAAAAAGGAATGGAACTTCTCTTTATCAAAAAAGGAATGAAACAACTAAATGGTAGGAAAAGCACAGATGAAGTATTCCTATGTTGAATTGGTACTTGATATACAACGAAACTACATGCAAGCATAAATGGAATGACAGTAAATGACCAGGGCATCGGTGTTGTTGAAGTAGTGCCTCCACAAGGGCCTCAATTTCTCCTGGCCGCCAACATCCCATACAGTGAACATTACATTCTTGTACTGAACCTTCTCAACATTAAAACCTGCAACACAAAACAGAGTGTCAGATCACTAAGATGAAGACATATTTATTGGTACAGTAGTTCAACGGTTACCATGTAACGACGGATGAAAACATGGACGCACGGTGCGTGAACCCAAACAATAGTTAATTACTCCCTCCCTTCCAAATTAatcgactcaactttgtctagatacgcgTGTATCTCTACGCGCGATTTAGTGGgtagatacatgtgtatctagacaaagctgcatCAATTAATTTGGAGCGGATGGAGTACTTAATACAGTTACATATAGGCAGGCAAGAGTGTTATACCGATAGTTGGGACGGTGGAGAGAACTTCGCCAATGTGCAGTTTGTAGAGTATGGTGGTTTTCCCGGCTGCATCCAGCCCAAGCATCACCACCTAACATAAAGCAACATGCCGATCCATGAGAATTGAGGAGCGCAATGAATTAACTTTGATGGATCATCATGCGTCTGAGCCTCTGATGGTACATACAGATGACATACACACATTGTGCGATGACAATCAAGCATGAAGGAGCAACTACATAACAGACATCATAAGCAAAGATAGAAAGAACAGCTAGTAGGTAGTAAAGCGAGAAAGTATGGACATCACATCTATAAAATCATCGTCACATGGTTTGGCATATACGATCTGTTAGCTCCTTAACCGGTATTTCACTATGTAAAATTAAATCAGATAGAATCGTATGAAGTTAGATCAAACAAAGAATAGATCAGGGAACAAATACATCTCATTATACGAATATGCTTGGTCGATTGATCCATCCATACTACCAAGTACCAACTAACCAAGAAAATtaggagaagagagaagagagcgCACCCGCATCTCCTTGTTGCCGAAGAAGGCATCGAAGAGCTTGCGAAAGGCCTGACCCATCTCCCTGGATCAGGAGAATCTGGCCGGCCGGTCGGCAACGAGGATGAGAGTGGACTGGAATCTGGAAGGTTCTGCCGATCAGTAGGGTTTGGGAAGGATCGATCGGCCCTGGCCTTGCACCCTGCCTTCGTTCCTTTCTGGTCGGAgtcgagccggagccggagccgaagggggagaaggaggaggatgaggagatgCTGAGCTCACTGGTGTCGGGGTGGAACCGGAGGCCGAAGGAGTAATCTGGGCCGTCTACTTTTAAGTGAGGCCCAGTAAACCATGTGGGCGATGCGGTTAGGTTAGGTCGGGTTAGGCCGATTTCTAAGGGGTGTGATACTTTCGGCCCGATTTCGAAGGGTGATAGTTTGGCATACTGCAACAGAACTAGTAGCTGTTAAAAAGCCTCGACCTAAAAGGAAGCTGTTAAAAAGCATTTGGAAAACGATGCACTCCATTTTTACAATGTTGAAAAAACAGGTGCATCTGAAGAATTTTGACACGACTTTGAGTTTTATTATGGtactttattatttttaattaattttaATTTGTTCGATCAGATGCACTAGTTTGGTTGATCATTTTATGGATTTTATTATTGTTCTTATTTGTCCAATAAGATGTACTTTATTTAGCTAATTAAGAAAGTCAGGTCGTTTGATCAAGTTTCATGGATGTACTAGTTTTTCTGTGATTAAATTTTCTTAGAACCTGTAGAAGATCTGCGCATTTTTGTATTTAAGCTTAAAAGAGGAANNNNNNNNNNNNNNNNNNNNNNNNNNNNNNNNNNNNNNNNNNNNNNNNNNNNNNNNNNNNNNNNNNNNNNNNNNNNNNNNNNNNNNNNNNNNNNNNNNNNacgccatcaagctctttttccggcgccgttgtcggggagatcaagacagtgccgcaaggggagtctccacttcccaatctctttactttgtttttgtcttgctttattttatttactactttgtttgttgcattatatcaaaacacaaaaaaattagttactagctttactttatttactgtcttgcactctatatcaaaaacacaaaaaaattagttacttgttttactttacttaatatcatgcaagtttttatttcactagttaagcataatggaaaacaacaaaaatatgagagatctttatgaactttatcttgaattaggacatgatgtgtttgaagagagaattaaaaaacccatggaactttatatgcatgctaatgggaatgttattactatggatgctttgaacaccattgttgctaatgctatggaaaattctaagcttggggaagctggctcgatgagcatgatctttttagtcccccaagcattgaggagaaaattttcttttatgattacaatatgcctcctatatatgatgatagccactttgttgaatttgctcccactacaactaataaaattgattatgcttacgtggagagtaataattttatgcatgagactcatgataagaatgctttatgtgatagttacattgttgagtttgctcatgatgctactgaaaattattatgagagaggaaaatatgggtgttagaaattttcatgttactaaaacacctctctatgtgctgaaatttttgaagctacacttgttttatcttcctatgtttgttactttgctcttcatgaacttgtttatttacaagattcctatgcataggaagcattttagacttaaatgtgttttgaatttgcctcttgatgctctcttttgcttcaaatactatttcttgcgagtgcatcattaaaactcgctgagcccatcttaatgtctataaagaaagaacttcttgggagataacccatgtgttattttgctacagtacttggttttatatttgtgtcttggaagttttttactactgtagcaacctctccttatcttacttttatgttttgttgtgccaagtaaagtctttgatagtaaagtaagtactagatttggattactgcgcagttccagatttctttgctgtcacgaatctgggtctacctccctgtaggtagctcagaaaattaagccaatttacgtgcatgatcctcagatatgtacgcaactttcattcaatttgggcattttcatttgagcaagtctggtggcctaataaaatccatctttacggactgttctgttttgacagattctgccttttatttcgcattgcctcttttgctatgttggatgaatttctttgatccattaatgtccagtagctttatgcaatgtccagaagtgttaagaatgattgtgtcacctctgaacatgtgaatttttattgtgcactaaccctctaatgagttgtttcgagtttggtgtggaggaagttttcaaggatcaagagaggagtatgatacaatatgatcaaggagagtgaaagctctaagcttggggatgcccggtggttcacccctgcatattctaagaagactcaagcgtctaagcttggggatgcccaaggcatccccttcttcatcgacaacattatcgggttcctcccctgaaactatatttttattccgtcacatcttatgcactttgcttggagcgtcggtttgtttttgtttttgttttgtttgaataaaatggatcctagcattcactttgtgggagagagacacgctccgctgtagcatatggacaagtatgtccttaggctctactcatagtattcatggcgaatttcttcttcgttaaattgttatatggttggaattggaaaatactacatgtagtaactctaaaatgtcttggataatttgatacttggcaattgttgtgctcatgtttaagctcttgcatcatatactttgcacccattaatgaagaaacacttagagcttgctaatttggtttgcatatttggtttctctagagtctagataatatctagtattgagttttgaacaacaaggaagacggtgtagagtcttataatatttacaatatgtcttttatgtgagttttgctgcatctgttcatccttgtgtttgtttcaaataaccttgctagcctaaaccttgtatcgagagggaatacttctcatgcatccaaaatccttgagccaaccactatgccatttgtgtccaccatacctacctactacatggtatttatccgccattccaaagtaaattgcttgagtgctacctttaaaattccatcattcacctttgcaatatatagctcatgggacaaatagcttaaaaactattgtggtattgaatatgtacttatgcactttatctcttattaagttgcttgttgtgcgataaccatgttttacggggacgccatcaactattctttgttgaatatcatgtgagttgctatgcatgtccgtcttgtacgaagtaagagagatctaccaccttaatggttggagcatgcatattgttagagaagaacattgggccgctaactaaagccatgattcatggtggaagtttcagttttggacatatatcctcaatctcatatgagaataataattgttgccacatgcttatgcattaaagaggagtccattatctgttgtccatgttgtcccggtatggatgtctaagttgagaataatcaaaagcgagaaatccaaaatgcgagctttctccttagacctttgtacgaggcgacatggaggtaccccattgtgacacttggttaaaacatgtgcattgcaaagatccggtagtccaagctaattaggacaaggtgtgggcactattagtatactatgcatgagacttgcaacttgtaagatataatttacataactcatatgctttattactaccgttgacaaaattgtttcatgttttc from Lolium rigidum isolate FL_2022 chromosome 4, APGP_CSIRO_Lrig_0.1, whole genome shotgun sequence encodes the following:
- the LOC124649413 gene encoding uncharacterized protein LOC124649413, with protein sequence MAGTAGATAGCHLALLPHTPTPVSIPAPGAAASCRGLRRCRLAAAAAAAAVSAAPAEDGRVLGRRPVEDVYKVRVVRGAAAQERVEALRVMETWSVWRTGGRCRLPWDWQVDQLVYIVAGEVRVLPAGATTGEEYMHFVAGDLVRYPKWMEADLHFDGPYEERYRFLAYGDDN
- the LOC124706416 gene encoding ADP-ribosylation factor-like; the encoded protein is MGQAFRKLFDAFFGNKEMRVVMLGLDAAGKTTILYKLHIGEVLSTVPTIGFNVEKVQYKNVMFTVWDVGGQEKLRPLWRHYFNNTDALIYVVDSLDRDRIGRARAEFQAIINDPFMLNSILLVFANKQDMRGAMTPMEVCEGLGLYDLNNRIWHIQGTCALKGDGLYEGLDWLATTLDEMRASGRLASTSSS